From Salinicoccus roseus, one genomic window encodes:
- a CDS encoding bile acid:sodium symporter family protein — MNALARLSQFIGSTFGIWVIIFAILSFVLPGGFTWIAPYINLLLGIIMFGMGLTLKLTDFKRVLKAPKTVFIVVLSQYTIMPLLALGLVVLFQLPPEIAVGVILVGCTPGGTSSNVMTFLAKGNTALSVTATAVSTVLAPILTPALTLLLASAWLPVSFMDLFISIIQIVLVPIALGLAVRMLLGDHVEKGISILPLISVVGIVGVVAAVVSNNTEAIMQSGLLIFGVVILHNVLGYLVGFGLAKVLKFDLADQKTVSIEVGMQNSGLAAALSAAHFSPLSAVPAALFSVWHNISGSMAATWMSKYRGNEKEAETVKNEEVRV; from the coding sequence ATGAATGCTTTGGCAAGGCTGAGTCAATTCATCGGAAGTACGTTCGGCATATGGGTCATCATTTTTGCGATCCTGTCATTTGTACTCCCGGGAGGATTTACATGGATTGCACCATACATAAACCTGCTCCTCGGCATCATCATGTTCGGCATGGGCCTGACGCTCAAGCTTACGGACTTCAAAAGGGTACTGAAAGCACCGAAGACGGTATTCATCGTAGTGCTGTCACAGTACACCATCATGCCGCTTCTGGCACTCGGGCTGGTCGTACTGTTCCAGCTGCCGCCTGAAATTGCGGTCGGTGTCATCCTGGTCGGGTGCACACCAGGAGGGACGTCATCAAACGTCATGACTTTCCTGGCAAAAGGTAATACGGCACTGTCCGTAACCGCAACAGCGGTTTCGACGGTCCTGGCTCCAATTCTGACGCCTGCGCTTACCCTGCTGCTTGCAAGTGCGTGGCTGCCGGTCTCTTTCATGGACCTCTTCATCTCGATCATACAGATCGTCCTGGTTCCGATTGCGCTTGGTCTGGCTGTGCGCATGCTGCTCGGTGACCATGTTGAGAAAGGCATCTCCATACTGCCGCTCATCTCAGTAGTGGGCATCGTCGGCGTTGTCGCAGCGGTCGTCTCAAACAATACGGAAGCGATCATGCAGTCCGGCCTGCTGATATTCGGTGTGGTCATACTGCACAATGTGCTCGGTTACCTCGTCGGGTTCGGTCTGGCCAAAGTGCTCAAGTTCGACCTTGCCGACCAGAAGACGGTATCAATCGAAGTCGGAATGCAGAATTCAGGGCTTGCAGCAGCATTGTCTGCAGCGCACTTTTCTCCGCTCTCAGCCGTGCCTGCTGCACTCTTCAGCGTATGGCATAATATTTCCGGATCCATGGCTGCTACGTGGATGAGCAAATATCGGGGAAACGAAAAAGAAGCGGAAACGGTCAAAAATGAAGAAGTACGTGTATAA